From the genome of Alphaproteobacteria bacterium:
CCCGCATCCAGCCCCCCTGACCGCAGCCCGGGCGAAAAGGTGCGCCGCGGCGGCGGCGCCCGCGCCATCGGCAAAGTGGTGGATCGTATCACCGGACCGGCCCGGCGCGCCCGCGGTCTGACCGTCAGTGAGCTGGTGACCGACTGGCCACGCATTGTCGGGCCGGACATAGCCCGGGCCAGCAGCCCGGCACGCTATACCGCCGGGCCACGGGCGGCGTTGCCGGACGAAGCCGGCAATGGCCGCCCGGGCGGCGAACTGCTGATCCGCGCCGGTGGCCCTATGGCTTTGCAATTGCAACACATGACGCCGACCCTGATCGGCCGGATCAACGGTTATTTCGGCTATCGCGCCGTCGCCCGCATCAGCTTTCTGCAGGCGCCGCCCGACAGCCGGGTCCCGGTCCGCCACCCGTCCCGCACGAAGCCGCCGGCCAAGCCGACGCCGGATGCCGAGCTTGGGCAACGACTCGCGCCAGTGGCGCCGGGGCCCCTGCGTGACGCGCTGGCCCGCCTTGGTGGCAGGCTCGGCACACGTTCGGCACCGCCCACGGCGGAGCCCGATGGACCGCCGCCGCCGCCACCGGCTTGCAAAGACCCGCAGAACCGCTCCTGAGGGACGGAATATCTGCCGCAATTAGACGGAATTGGCCTGTTCCCCACAACATGTTGTGGTTAGGATGGCGCCATGAATCGCACCACCCTTGCCATTATCGCCGCCGTGGCTGTCGCCGTCATCGCCGGCGGCGCATGGCTGGCGCTGCGCGGCGGCGGCCAGCCGCAAGGGGTGGATACGGTCTTTGCCAGCGATAACCCGGTTCTGGCCCCACGGCCCGGTGACCGTGTCCTGGGCGCCGCGGACGCGCCGCTGACCATCATCGAATATGCCTCATTCACCTGCCCCCACTGTGGCAGTTTCCACACCCGGACCCTGCCGCAGGTCGAGACAGACTGGATCACGACCGGCCGCGCCCGTTTTATCTTCCGCGATTTTCCCGGCGACCAACTGGCGCTGATGGCGGCCATGACCGCCCGCTGCCTGCCGGAGCCGCAATACTATCCCTTTGTCGCTTTGCTGTTCCGCGAGCAGGAGGCGTGGCTGTCCAGCGAGGACCCCGTCGCCTTCGTCAGCCGCGTTGCCGCCACCGCCGGCATGGACGCGGCCTCTCTCGATGGCTGTCTGGCCGACCGCAACCTGCAGAACGACATCCTCAGCCACCAGATCGCCGCACGCGATGCGCTGGGCGTAGCCTCCACACCGACTATCTTCGTCAATGGCCGCCGCGTCGTCGGCGACCTGTCCTACGACGATCTCAACCGCATCCTTGACGATGCCGCCGGGTCCTGACCCGGATTGATGGGAGCCCATCCTTGATCCAGTTCTCTCGCCTGCGCCTGACCGGCTTCAAGTCGTTCGTTGACCCGACCGAACTCGACATCCTGCCGGGTCTGACCGGCATCGTCGGTCCCAACGGCTGCGGCAAGTCCAATCTGGTGGAAGCGCTGCGCTGGGCCATGGGCGAAACATCCGCCAAGAAGATGCGCGGCGGCGAAATGGACGACGTCATCTTTGGCGGCACGGCCAATCGCCCGCCGCGGAATCTGGCGGAAGTGGCCATCCATATGGACAACAGGGCGCGAACGGCACCGGCCAGCCTGAACGACGATGAAGAGCTGGAGGTCGTCCGCCGCATCGAGCGTGGCCAGGGCTCCCTTTACAAGGTCAACGGACGTGATGTCCGCGCCCGCGACATTCATCTGATGTTTGCCGACCTGGCCAGCGGCCCGCGTTCTACCGCCATCGTCAGCCAGGGGCGGGTCAGCGCCATCATTGCCGCCAAGCCGGTCGAGCGGCGCGCTCTGCTGGAAGAGGCGGCCGGAATCACCGGCCTGCACACGCGCCGCCACGAAGCGGAGCTTCGCCTGCGCGCGGCGGAAACCAATCTGCAGCGTCTTGAAGACGTGCTGACCACGTTGGAAGCGCAACTGCAAAGCCTGAAGAAGCAGGCCCGTCAGGCCAATCGCTATCGCACGATTTCCGACCAGATTCGCCGCACCGAGGCCGGCCTGCTGCATTTGCGCTGGACCGCGGCACGGGAAGCCGTGGCCCTGGCCGAAGCCAATATGGCGCAGGCCGAATCGATGGTCTCCGACCGCACCCGGTTTGCCGCCCGCGCCGCCACCGCCGTGGCCGAGGCGCAAGCGGTTCTGCCCGGTCTGCGCCAGAAAGAAGCGGAAGTGGCGGCCGAGCTGCATCGGCTGGTGGTAGAGCGCGATGGCCTGGAAGCGGAAGAAGCGCGCGTCGTCGCCGCCATCGCCGGGCTTGACGAACGGCTCGGCCAGATCGCCGCCGACACCCAGCGCGAGCAGGCCCTGGCCAGCGATGCCCATAGCGCGCTGGCTGCCCTGGCGGACGAGCGCCAAAGCCTGGCCATGGCGTCCGAGCAGACCGAAGGGATGCGCCGCGCAGCGGCCGCCCTATGTGAGGAACTGACCCAGTCGGTGACCACTCGCGAGGCACGGCTCAGCCAGTTGAGCGATGATCTGCTGGCGGTGGAATCGAACGAAGCCGCCCGCCGGCGCGAAGTGGAGGCGCTTGGCGAGCGTCGCCGCCAATTGCACGACCGGCTGAGCAGCGTCACGGAGGAGCATGGCCGCCTGAGCGAGGAAGCTGCCGGCAATGGCGCTGTCAGTGCGGCCCAGGCCGCCCTGCAGGACGCCCAGATGCGGCTGGACACGGCGCGCGCCGCCGCCGAGGCGGCGGAGGCCGAACGCGCACTGTCCCGCGAGGCGGAGAGCCAGGCACGGTCCGCCGCCGAGGAAATGCGCAACGCCTGTGACAAGCTGCACGGCGAGCGGGCGGCCCTGGAAGACATGGTGGTTGCCATGCCGGACAGCGCCGATCCTCGCTGGAAGCCAATCATCGATCAGGTGGACGTGGCGCCGGGCCTGGAGAAGGCGCTGGGCGCGGTCCTCGGCGACGATCTTGTGGCGCCGGGCGACAGTGACGCGCCGACCCACTGGCGCGCGCTGCCGGCGCTGGACCCCGCACCGGCCCTGCCGGCCAGTGTCGAACCCCTGAGCGATCATGTGCGGGCACCGGCCCTGCTGGCCCGCCGTCTGTCGCAGATCGGCCTGGCGCCGGACAATGTCACCGCGGCCATGCTTGCGCCGCAGTTGCTGCCCGGGCAGCGACTGGTGACGCTGGATGGCGGCGTGTGGCGCTGGGACGGCTTTACGGTTGCCCCCGGTACGCCGACGGCGGCGGCGACGCGGCTGCATCAGCGTAACCGCCTGGAGAAACTGAAGGGCCGTATCGGCCAGGCCGAAAGCGTTCTGGCTGAGGCAGAAGCCCAGTACACCGCAGCCCAGGCACGTGACACGGCGGCGGCGGAAGCGGAGCGCGCCGCCCGCCAGGCCATGCAGGAGGCATTCGCCACGCGGGATCGGGCGCGCGATGTTCACGCTGAGCTCGATCACAAACTGACCGCAAGCCGCACCCTGCTGACCGCCGTTGCCGGAACCCTGGAGCGCCTGCACAGCGAGCTGGCCGATGTGGAAGCCCGCCTGGACGAGCTGGACAATGCTCCGGTGGACCCGGCCGCCATTGTCGCCCGCAGGGAAGAGATTGCCTTGGTCCGCGCCGGCCTGGCCGATTGCCGCACCGCCTATATGGAGGCGCGCGGCAACGCTGATCGTCTGGAACGCGAAGCCGCAGCCCGGCTGGATCGTTTTCGCGCCATGGAATCGGAAGAGGCGCTGTGGCGTGAACGCGCTGCCGGCGCGGCCGGTCGTCTGGCCGAACTTGCCACACGGCGCCACGCCACAAGCGACGAGCGTAGCCGACTGCAGGCCGAACCGCGACGCATTGCAGAGCGGCGCGGCCGTCTGGCCGAACTGATCAGCGCGGCAGAAATCCGGCGGCGCGACGCCGGCGACGCGCTGGCCACCGCAGAGAGCACACTCAATCGCCTGGTTGCCGCCCAGCGAGACGCCGACAGCGCCCTGTCCCAGGCCCGTGAAGACCGCGTACGTGCGGAGGCCGATGTCAGCCGCACCGGCCAGGAACAGCGCACCATCGAGGAGCGCGTGGCCGAGCGGCTGGAGTGTCAGCCGGAGGACACCCTGGCCTTGTCCGGGCTGGCAGACGATGGCGCCCAGGCCGATCCTGACGCCATTGAAACGCGGCTCAACCGGTTGCTGCGCGAACGTGAAAACCTGGGCGCCGTCAATCTGCGGGCGCAACAGGAAGCCGAGGAACTGGATAACCAGATCAGCCAGACCCACGGCGAGCGCGATGATCTTGTGGCCGCTATCGGCCGCCTGCGTCAGGGCATCTCCAGTCTCAACCGGGAAGGTCGCGAGCGGCTTCTGGCGTCGTTTGAAACCGTCAACACCCACTTCCAGACCCTCTTTCAGCGCCTGTTCGGCGGCGGACGGGCCTATCTGGAA
Proteins encoded in this window:
- a CDS encoding DciA family protein; amino-acid sequence: MARKAYCPTMAKPASSPPDRSPGEKVRRGGGARAIGKVVDRITGPARRARGLTVSELVTDWPRIVGPDIARASSPARYTAGPRAALPDEAGNGRPGGELLIRAGGPMALQLQHMTPTLIGRINGYFGYRAVARISFLQAPPDSRVPVRHPSRTKPPAKPTPDAELGQRLAPVAPGPLRDALARLGGRLGTRSAPPTAEPDGPPPPPPACKDPQNRS
- the smc gene encoding chromosome segregation protein SMC, whose product is MIQFSRLRLTGFKSFVDPTELDILPGLTGIVGPNGCGKSNLVEALRWAMGETSAKKMRGGEMDDVIFGGTANRPPRNLAEVAIHMDNRARTAPASLNDDEELEVVRRIERGQGSLYKVNGRDVRARDIHLMFADLASGPRSTAIVSQGRVSAIIAAKPVERRALLEEAAGITGLHTRRHEAELRLRAAETNLQRLEDVLTTLEAQLQSLKKQARQANRYRTISDQIRRTEAGLLHLRWTAAREAVALAEANMAQAESMVSDRTRFAARAATAVAEAQAVLPGLRQKEAEVAAELHRLVVERDGLEAEEARVVAAIAGLDERLGQIAADTQREQALASDAHSALAALADERQSLAMASEQTEGMRRAAAALCEELTQSVTTREARLSQLSDDLLAVESNEAARRREVEALGERRRQLHDRLSSVTEEHGRLSEEAAGNGAVSAAQAALQDAQMRLDTARAAAEAAEAERALSREAESQARSAAEEMRNACDKLHGERAALEDMVVAMPDSADPRWKPIIDQVDVAPGLEKALGAVLGDDLVAPGDSDAPTHWRALPALDPAPALPASVEPLSDHVRAPALLARRLSQIGLAPDNVTAAMLAPQLLPGQRLVTLDGGVWRWDGFTVAPGTPTAAATRLHQRNRLEKLKGRIGQAESVLAEAEAQYTAAQARDTAAAEAERAARQAMQEAFATRDRARDVHAELDHKLTASRTLLTAVAGTLERLHSELADVEARLDELDNAPVDPAAIVARREEIALVRAGLADCRTAYMEARGNADRLEREAAARLDRFRAMESEEALWRERAAGAAGRLAELATRRHATSDERSRLQAEPRRIAERRGRLAELISAAEIRRRDAGDALATAESTLNRLVAAQRDADSALSQAREDRVRAEADVSRTGQEQRTIEERVAERLECQPEDTLALSGLADDGAQADPDAIETRLNRLLRERENLGAVNLRAQQEAEELDNQISQTHGERDDLVAAIGRLRQGISSLNREGRERLLASFETVNTHFQTLFQRLFGGGRAYLELTEADDPLEAGLEIFASPPGKRLQRLSLLSGGEQALTAIALLFAVFLTNPAPVCVLDEVDAPLDDANVDRFCTLLAEIAHQSATRFLIITHHRLTMARMDRLFGVTMIERGISQLVSVDLQGVRELRGAA
- a CDS encoding DsbA family protein; its protein translation is MNRTTLAIIAAVAVAVIAGGAWLALRGGGQPQGVDTVFASDNPVLAPRPGDRVLGAADAPLTIIEYASFTCPHCGSFHTRTLPQVETDWITTGRARFIFRDFPGDQLALMAAMTARCLPEPQYYPFVALLFREQEAWLSSEDPVAFVSRVAATAGMDAASLDGCLADRNLQNDILSHQIAARDALGVASTPTIFVNGRRVVGDLSYDDLNRILDDAAGS